The Gambusia affinis linkage group LG11, SWU_Gaff_1.0, whole genome shotgun sequence genome contains a region encoding:
- the dbr1 gene encoding lariat debranching enzyme isoform X2: MKIAVEGCCHGELDKIYETIEYLEKKESIKVDLLLCCGDFQAVRNEGDLKCMAVPAKYRTMQTFYKYYSGEKKAPILTIFIGGNHEASNHLQELPYGGWVAPNIYYLGYAGVVRYKGIRIGGLSGIYKSHDYRKGHHEFPPYNPETLRSVYHIRNMEVFKLKQIQMPIDIFMSHDWPRRIYHYGNTEDLLRKKKFLRSEVETNTLGSPAAEELLAHLQPSYWFSAHLHVKFAAVMQHPPKGNAAPRVTKFLSLDKCLPYREFLQIVDIPDRSSSSEGLEYDPEWFAVLKATNSLQVTTPQRWNPPENNGLHERWDFRASEADMMQVMEDLSGELGIPDNFSRTVPPYDPGHPQPHAPQSYNTNPQTTELCAKLGLTDIYCKVRQRGNDAGRSQSATGEDEDESLDEPSEYPTDTSGLSSSFNPDEITIEDEWEEEEEEGAKADLPSDTHTPSRMVLPEPKSTISPSVLMDLPPPSHSTPIAPPTQPEGEQEGRCSDEEAAARILKRSSGDAGSGNTTPRIKRRNQLIYQTTDDDECEG, from the exons ATGAAGATCGCAGTAGAAGGCTGTTGCCACGGCGAGCTGGACAAGATTTATGAGACCATCGAATATCTGGAGAAGAAGGAGTCGATCAAAGTGgatctgctgctctgctgtggAGACTTCCAGGCGGTGCGGAATGAGGGAGACTTGAAGTGCATGGCGGTGCCTGCCAAGTACCGGACTATGCAGACATTTTACAA GTATTACTCTGGAGAGAAGAAGGCTCCAATTCTCACCATCTTCATCGGAGGGAACCATGAGGCTTCCAACCACCTGCAGGAGCTGCCGTACGGAGGCTGGGTTGCTCCGAACATTTATTACCTGG GTTACGCTGGTGTCGTCCGCTATAAAGGGATCAGGATCGGTGGCCTGTCTGGAATCTATAAATCACACGACTACAGAAAGG GTCACCACGAATTCCCTCCGTATAATCCCGAAACGCTCCGGAGTGTGTACCACATCAGGAATATGGAGGTGTTTAAACTGAAACAG atccagATGCCCATAGACATTTTCATGAGCCATGACTGGCCTCGAAGAATCTACCACTATGGAAACACGGAGGATCTGTTGCGGAAGAAGAAGTTCCTGCGGTCAGAAGTGGAGACCAACACACTGGGAAGTCCGGCTGCTGAGGAGCTGCTGGCCCATCTGCAGCCCAGCTACTGGTTCTCTGCACATCTCCATGTAAAGTTTGCTGCTGTCATGCAGCATCCA CCTAAGGGAAACGCAGCCCCACGTGTCACCAAGTTCCTGTCTCTGGATAAATGTCTCCCCTACAGAGAGTTTTTGCAG ATTGTTGATATTCCAGACAGATCGAGTTCATCTGAAGGTCTGGAATATGACCCAGAGTGGTTTGCTGTTCTGAAAGCCACCAACAGTTTACAGGTGACCACTCCTCAGCGCTGGAACCCCCCAGAGAATAACGGCTTGCACGAACG GTGGGACTTCAGAGCTTCGGAGGCGGACATGATGCAGGTGATGGAGGATCTCAGCGGGGAACTCGGCATTCCAGACAACTTCAGCCGTACCGTCCCGCCGTACGACCCCGGTCACCCCCAGCCACACGCCCCCCAGAGCTACAACACCAACCCACAAACAACAGAGCTCTGCGCCAAGCTGGGCCTCACAGACATCTACTGTAAGGTCAGACAGAGAGGCAACGACGCAGGCAGGTCCCAGAGCGCCACCGGGGAGGACGAGGATGAAAGTCTGGATGAACCCAGCGAGTATCCGACGGATACTTCAGGGTTGTCCAGTTCTTTTAACCCTGATGAGATCACCATCGAAGACGAGtgggaagaagaggaggaggaaggagcaAAGGCGGACCTGCCCTCAGATACCCACACCCCCAGTCGGATGGTCCTGCCAGAGCCCAAATCTACCATCTCCCCCTCCGTCCTGATGGACCTGCCACCCCCCTCCCACTCTACACCCATAGCTCCTCCCACTCAGCCAGAAGGCGAACAGGAAGGACGGTGCAGTGACGAGGAGGCTGCCGCTCGCATCCTGAAGCGGAGCAGCGGCGACGCGGGAAGTGGGAACACGACTCCGAGAATCAAACGCAGGAACCAGCTTATTTACCAGACCACGGACGATGACGAGTGTGAGGGTTAG
- the rab5b gene encoding ras-related protein Rab-5B: protein MSSRGSGSRSNGSLPQTKICQFKLVLLGDMAVGKSSLVLRFVKGQFDEFQETTIGAAFLAQSVCLDDTTVKFEIWDTAGQERYHSLAPMYYRGAQAAIVVFDITKPETFERAKAWVKELQRQASPNIVIALAGNKADLAEKRLVEYEEAQTYAEDTGLLFMETSAKTAMNVNELFLAIAKKMPKTDTQNPTHAARHRGVNLLDPDAHSTRACCGGN, encoded by the exons ATGAGCTCCAGAGGGAGCGGCAGCCGATCCAACGGCTCGCTACCGCAGACCAAGATCTGCCAGTTCAAGCTGGTGCTGCTGGGGGACATGGCTGTGGGCAAGTCCAGCCTGGTACTACGCTTCGTCAAGGGACAGTTCGACGAGTTCCAGGAGACGACTATAGGAG CTGCGTTCTTGGCTCAGTCGGTGTGTTTAGACGACACCACAGTGAAGTTTGAGATCTGGGACACAGCAGGACAGGAGCGATACCACAGCCTGGCTCCCATGTACTACCGCGGAGCTCAGGCTGCCATTGTCGTCTTTGATATCACTAAACCG GAGACATTTGAGAGAGCTAAGGCCTGggtgaaggagctgcagaggcagGCCAGTCCAAACATTGTTATTGCTCTGGCTGGAAACAAGGCCGACCTTGCTGAGAAGAGACTGGTAGAATATGAG GAAGCCCAGACATATGCTGAGGACACCGGTTTGCTGTTCATGGAGACGTCTGCCAAGACAGCCATGAACGTCAACGAGCTTTTCTTGGCTATTG CAAAAAAGATGCCAAAAACAGACACGCAGAACCCAACACACGCAGCACGACATCGGGGAGTGAACCTCCTGGATCCAGACGCCCACTCCACCCGAGCCTGCTGCGGTGGGAACTAA
- the lcmt2 gene encoding tRNA wybutosine-synthesizing protein 4 isoform X1: MWSREIGEEEVCSGNLDGVVATRARKKQRKGSDTAVQETNDSSVVSKASAAAQGYFRDPFIQHFVCKVSRRAPLINRGYFVRWRAVDHCVRHFLLITAKCPKRQILSLGAGFDSLYFRLCADGALDGTAVFEVDFPDVARRKAALVTSNATLRGMLDPCLPPIPQPGPVYMCSSQYRLLGVDVRKESQTEEALSAAGLDWAAPTLILSEVVLTYMETQRSDAVISWAAKRLPQSLFVMYEQIRPDDPFGRVMQDHFLKLNSTLHALQQYPDLLAQRQRFLDKGWDQCVCVDMNAFYLGLVPQEERDRIETLEPFDEHEEWHQKCSHYFILTASRGALMEQALLSQASVPSVSLSWGSTELKVSTVPVCLEGLGLASTWMRSEGLLLTGGSSRRGRVTQSRSLIRDQNGWRSTSVEASADLGVRLYHTVTPLPRGGGAVVYGGRSSPLRPISDLFKLTFDPSAAKAPRPDAEKVQVEPMECTGNPPPPRFRHTATVVQHRGRDFLFVFGGKNQSACALSDSSFLSLDQQHWTEFPVGGDVPAARHSHSACSYLGSVVVFGGLSREGEPLGDLSFLTPTERGFDWIRVAVHPPPVPRYSHCAHVFGDKLIVVGGVWMQSDGVPGVVIISLSTYSSMEFRLDTSSVPWPLMLHSFCSELTDSEEPALLLIGGGGNCFSFGTHLNPQPVSVCLQPIYDYLQPPGL; the protein is encoded by the exons ATGTGGTCCAGAGAAATaggagaagaagaagtttgCAGTGGAAATCTCGATGGCGTCGTGGCAACAAGAGCcagaaagaagcagagaaagGGCAGCGATACGGCG GTGCAGGAAACCAACGACAGCAGCGTGGTGAGCAAGGCCTCAGCCGCCGCGCAGGGATACTTCAGGGACCCTTTCATCCAACACTTTGTGTGTAAAGTATCTCGAAGAGCCCCGCTTATCAACAG GGGCTACTTTGTGCGCTGGAGAGCTGTGGACCACTGTGTGAGGCATTTCCTTCTGATCACTGCGAAATGTCCAAAGAGACAG ATTCTGTCGCTGGGCGCCGGCTTCGACTCTCTGTATTTCCGCCTCTGTGCAGACGGAGCTCTGGACGGAACCGCCGTGTTTGAGGTGGATTTTCCTGATGTGGCGCGGCGCAAAGCTGCTCTGGTCACTTCTAATGCAACACTGAGAGGCATGTTGGACCCCTGCCTGCCTCCGATTCCTCAACCAG GGCCTGTTTACATGTGCAGCAGCCAGTACCGCCTGTTAGGGGTGGATGTTAGGAAGGAATCTCAGACGGAGGAGGCTCTGAGTGCAGCTGGTCTGGACTGGGCCGCTCCCACCCTGATCCTCTCTGAGGTGGTGCTCACCTACATGGAAACCCAACG GTCAGACGCCGTGATCAGCTGGGCAGCAAAGCGCCTACCACAGTCCCTCTTCGTGATGTATGAGCAGATCCGTCCCGACGATCCCTTCGGCCGCGTCATGCAGGACCATTTCTTGAAGCTCAATTCAACTCTGCATGCCCTGCAGCAGTACCCAGATCTGTTGGCACAGAGGCAAAGGTTCCTGGACAAG GGCTGggaccagtgtgtgtgtgtggacatgaATGCGTTCTATTTGGGGCTGGTCCCCCAGGAGGAGCGGGACAGAATAGAAACCCTGGAGCCGTTCGATGAGCATGAG GAATGGCACCAAAAGTGTTCCCACTACTTCATCCTGACCGCATCTCGAGGCGCTCTGATGGAGCAGGCTCTGCTCAGTCAGGCCTCAG TACCGTCCGTCAGTCTGAGCTGGGGCTCCACAGAGCTGAAGGTGAGCACTGTTCCGGTATGTTTGGAAGGCTTGGGGTTGGCCTCTACCTGGATGAGGTCAGAGGGGCTGCTGCTGACTGGAGGGTCCAGCAGAAGAGGCAGGGTGACTCAGTCCAGATCCCTGATCAGGGATCAGAACGGATGGAGATCCACCAGCGTCGAAGCGTCAGCAGATCTGG GCGTGCGGCTCTATCACACAGTTACCCCCCTtccaagaggaggaggagcggtGGTGTACGGTGGACGCTCTTCACCGCTCCGACCCATCTCCGACCTGTTtaaactgacctttgacccgtCCGCTGCCAAGGCACCGCGTCCAGACGCAGAGAAGGTTCAGGTGGAGCCAATGGAGTGTACGGGAAATCCTCCCCCACCAAGATTTAGACACACTGCCACAGTGGTTCAGCACAGAG GCAgagacttcctgtttgtgtttggtgGGAAGAACCAATCAGCTTGTGCTCTGAGTGACAGCAGCTTCCTGAGTCTGGACCAGCAGCACTGGACTGAG TTTCCAGTAGGGGGCGATGTGCCAGCGGCTCGTCATTCTCACTCAGCTTGTTCGTATCTCGGATCTGTTGTCGTGTTTGGAGGTCTGAGCCGAGAGGGTGAGCCTCTGGGTGATCTGAGCTTCCTGACGCCGACAGAAAGAGGCTTCGATTGGATCAGAGTAGCTGTTCATCCGCCTCCTGTTCCCAG GTATTCCCACTGCGCCCATGTGTTTGGTGATAAGCTGATTGTGGTGGGCGGAGTCTGGATGCAGTCAGATGGCGTTCCTGGCGTCGTCATCATCAGCCTCAGCACGTACAGCAGCATGGAGTTCAGACTGGACACG agctCCGTGCCCTGGCCTCTGATGCTCCACTCCTTCTGCTCCGAGCTGACGGACTCAGAAGAACCGGCTCTGCTCCTGATTGGAGGAGGCGGGAACTGTTTCTCTTTCGGGACTCATCTGAACCCCCAGCCcgtctctgtgtgtctgcagcctATCTATGACTACCTGCAGCCTCCTGGGCTTTAA
- the dbr1 gene encoding lariat debranching enzyme isoform X1 — translation MVKASMKIAVEGCCHGELDKIYETIEYLEKKESIKVDLLLCCGDFQAVRNEGDLKCMAVPAKYRTMQTFYKYYSGEKKAPILTIFIGGNHEASNHLQELPYGGWVAPNIYYLGYAGVVRYKGIRIGGLSGIYKSHDYRKGHHEFPPYNPETLRSVYHIRNMEVFKLKQIQMPIDIFMSHDWPRRIYHYGNTEDLLRKKKFLRSEVETNTLGSPAAEELLAHLQPSYWFSAHLHVKFAAVMQHPPKGNAAPRVTKFLSLDKCLPYREFLQIVDIPDRSSSSEGLEYDPEWFAVLKATNSLQVTTPQRWNPPENNGLHERWDFRASEADMMQVMEDLSGELGIPDNFSRTVPPYDPGHPQPHAPQSYNTNPQTTELCAKLGLTDIYCKVRQRGNDAGRSQSATGEDEDESLDEPSEYPTDTSGLSSSFNPDEITIEDEWEEEEEEGAKADLPSDTHTPSRMVLPEPKSTISPSVLMDLPPPSHSTPIAPPTQPEGEQEGRCSDEEAAARILKRSSGDAGSGNTTPRIKRRNQLIYQTTDDDECEG, via the exons CATGAAGATCGCAGTAGAAGGCTGTTGCCACGGCGAGCTGGACAAGATTTATGAGACCATCGAATATCTGGAGAAGAAGGAGTCGATCAAAGTGgatctgctgctctgctgtggAGACTTCCAGGCGGTGCGGAATGAGGGAGACTTGAAGTGCATGGCGGTGCCTGCCAAGTACCGGACTATGCAGACATTTTACAA GTATTACTCTGGAGAGAAGAAGGCTCCAATTCTCACCATCTTCATCGGAGGGAACCATGAGGCTTCCAACCACCTGCAGGAGCTGCCGTACGGAGGCTGGGTTGCTCCGAACATTTATTACCTGG GTTACGCTGGTGTCGTCCGCTATAAAGGGATCAGGATCGGTGGCCTGTCTGGAATCTATAAATCACACGACTACAGAAAGG GTCACCACGAATTCCCTCCGTATAATCCCGAAACGCTCCGGAGTGTGTACCACATCAGGAATATGGAGGTGTTTAAACTGAAACAG atccagATGCCCATAGACATTTTCATGAGCCATGACTGGCCTCGAAGAATCTACCACTATGGAAACACGGAGGATCTGTTGCGGAAGAAGAAGTTCCTGCGGTCAGAAGTGGAGACCAACACACTGGGAAGTCCGGCTGCTGAGGAGCTGCTGGCCCATCTGCAGCCCAGCTACTGGTTCTCTGCACATCTCCATGTAAAGTTTGCTGCTGTCATGCAGCATCCA CCTAAGGGAAACGCAGCCCCACGTGTCACCAAGTTCCTGTCTCTGGATAAATGTCTCCCCTACAGAGAGTTTTTGCAG ATTGTTGATATTCCAGACAGATCGAGTTCATCTGAAGGTCTGGAATATGACCCAGAGTGGTTTGCTGTTCTGAAAGCCACCAACAGTTTACAGGTGACCACTCCTCAGCGCTGGAACCCCCCAGAGAATAACGGCTTGCACGAACG GTGGGACTTCAGAGCTTCGGAGGCGGACATGATGCAGGTGATGGAGGATCTCAGCGGGGAACTCGGCATTCCAGACAACTTCAGCCGTACCGTCCCGCCGTACGACCCCGGTCACCCCCAGCCACACGCCCCCCAGAGCTACAACACCAACCCACAAACAACAGAGCTCTGCGCCAAGCTGGGCCTCACAGACATCTACTGTAAGGTCAGACAGAGAGGCAACGACGCAGGCAGGTCCCAGAGCGCCACCGGGGAGGACGAGGATGAAAGTCTGGATGAACCCAGCGAGTATCCGACGGATACTTCAGGGTTGTCCAGTTCTTTTAACCCTGATGAGATCACCATCGAAGACGAGtgggaagaagaggaggaggaaggagcaAAGGCGGACCTGCCCTCAGATACCCACACCCCCAGTCGGATGGTCCTGCCAGAGCCCAAATCTACCATCTCCCCCTCCGTCCTGATGGACCTGCCACCCCCCTCCCACTCTACACCCATAGCTCCTCCCACTCAGCCAGAAGGCGAACAGGAAGGACGGTGCAGTGACGAGGAGGCTGCCGCTCGCATCCTGAAGCGGAGCAGCGGCGACGCGGGAAGTGGGAACACGACTCCGAGAATCAAACGCAGGAACCAGCTTATTTACCAGACCACGGACGATGACGAGTGTGAGGGTTAG
- the lcmt2 gene encoding tRNA wybutosine-synthesizing protein 4 isoform X2, protein MWSREIGEEEVCSGNLDGVVATRARKKQRKGSDTAVQETNDSSVVSKASAAAQGYFRDPFIQHFVCKVSRRAPLINRGYFVRWRAVDHCVRHFLLITAKCPKRQILSLGAGFDSLYFRLCADGALDGTAVFEVDFPDVARRKAALVTSNATLRGPVYMCSSQYRLLGVDVRKESQTEEALSAAGLDWAAPTLILSEVVLTYMETQRSDAVISWAAKRLPQSLFVMYEQIRPDDPFGRVMQDHFLKLNSTLHALQQYPDLLAQRQRFLDKGWDQCVCVDMNAFYLGLVPQEERDRIETLEPFDEHEEWHQKCSHYFILTASRGALMEQALLSQASVPSVSLSWGSTELKVSTVPVCLEGLGLASTWMRSEGLLLTGGSSRRGRVTQSRSLIRDQNGWRSTSVEASADLGVRLYHTVTPLPRGGGAVVYGGRSSPLRPISDLFKLTFDPSAAKAPRPDAEKVQVEPMECTGNPPPPRFRHTATVVQHRGRDFLFVFGGKNQSACALSDSSFLSLDQQHWTEFPVGGDVPAARHSHSACSYLGSVVVFGGLSREGEPLGDLSFLTPTERGFDWIRVAVHPPPVPRYSHCAHVFGDKLIVVGGVWMQSDGVPGVVIISLSTYSSMEFRLDTSSVPWPLMLHSFCSELTDSEEPALLLIGGGGNCFSFGTHLNPQPVSVCLQPIYDYLQPPGL, encoded by the exons ATGTGGTCCAGAGAAATaggagaagaagaagtttgCAGTGGAAATCTCGATGGCGTCGTGGCAACAAGAGCcagaaagaagcagagaaagGGCAGCGATACGGCG GTGCAGGAAACCAACGACAGCAGCGTGGTGAGCAAGGCCTCAGCCGCCGCGCAGGGATACTTCAGGGACCCTTTCATCCAACACTTTGTGTGTAAAGTATCTCGAAGAGCCCCGCTTATCAACAG GGGCTACTTTGTGCGCTGGAGAGCTGTGGACCACTGTGTGAGGCATTTCCTTCTGATCACTGCGAAATGTCCAAAGAGACAG ATTCTGTCGCTGGGCGCCGGCTTCGACTCTCTGTATTTCCGCCTCTGTGCAGACGGAGCTCTGGACGGAACCGCCGTGTTTGAGGTGGATTTTCCTGATGTGGCGCGGCGCAAAGCTGCTCTGGTCACTTCTAATGCAACACTGAGAG GGCCTGTTTACATGTGCAGCAGCCAGTACCGCCTGTTAGGGGTGGATGTTAGGAAGGAATCTCAGACGGAGGAGGCTCTGAGTGCAGCTGGTCTGGACTGGGCCGCTCCCACCCTGATCCTCTCTGAGGTGGTGCTCACCTACATGGAAACCCAACG GTCAGACGCCGTGATCAGCTGGGCAGCAAAGCGCCTACCACAGTCCCTCTTCGTGATGTATGAGCAGATCCGTCCCGACGATCCCTTCGGCCGCGTCATGCAGGACCATTTCTTGAAGCTCAATTCAACTCTGCATGCCCTGCAGCAGTACCCAGATCTGTTGGCACAGAGGCAAAGGTTCCTGGACAAG GGCTGggaccagtgtgtgtgtgtggacatgaATGCGTTCTATTTGGGGCTGGTCCCCCAGGAGGAGCGGGACAGAATAGAAACCCTGGAGCCGTTCGATGAGCATGAG GAATGGCACCAAAAGTGTTCCCACTACTTCATCCTGACCGCATCTCGAGGCGCTCTGATGGAGCAGGCTCTGCTCAGTCAGGCCTCAG TACCGTCCGTCAGTCTGAGCTGGGGCTCCACAGAGCTGAAGGTGAGCACTGTTCCGGTATGTTTGGAAGGCTTGGGGTTGGCCTCTACCTGGATGAGGTCAGAGGGGCTGCTGCTGACTGGAGGGTCCAGCAGAAGAGGCAGGGTGACTCAGTCCAGATCCCTGATCAGGGATCAGAACGGATGGAGATCCACCAGCGTCGAAGCGTCAGCAGATCTGG GCGTGCGGCTCTATCACACAGTTACCCCCCTtccaagaggaggaggagcggtGGTGTACGGTGGACGCTCTTCACCGCTCCGACCCATCTCCGACCTGTTtaaactgacctttgacccgtCCGCTGCCAAGGCACCGCGTCCAGACGCAGAGAAGGTTCAGGTGGAGCCAATGGAGTGTACGGGAAATCCTCCCCCACCAAGATTTAGACACACTGCCACAGTGGTTCAGCACAGAG GCAgagacttcctgtttgtgtttggtgGGAAGAACCAATCAGCTTGTGCTCTGAGTGACAGCAGCTTCCTGAGTCTGGACCAGCAGCACTGGACTGAG TTTCCAGTAGGGGGCGATGTGCCAGCGGCTCGTCATTCTCACTCAGCTTGTTCGTATCTCGGATCTGTTGTCGTGTTTGGAGGTCTGAGCCGAGAGGGTGAGCCTCTGGGTGATCTGAGCTTCCTGACGCCGACAGAAAGAGGCTTCGATTGGATCAGAGTAGCTGTTCATCCGCCTCCTGTTCCCAG GTATTCCCACTGCGCCCATGTGTTTGGTGATAAGCTGATTGTGGTGGGCGGAGTCTGGATGCAGTCAGATGGCGTTCCTGGCGTCGTCATCATCAGCCTCAGCACGTACAGCAGCATGGAGTTCAGACTGGACACG agctCCGTGCCCTGGCCTCTGATGCTCCACTCCTTCTGCTCCGAGCTGACGGACTCAGAAGAACCGGCTCTGCTCCTGATTGGAGGAGGCGGGAACTGTTTCTCTTTCGGGACTCATCTGAACCCCCAGCCcgtctctgtgtgtctgcagcctATCTATGACTACCTGCAGCCTCCTGGGCTTTAA